The following DNA comes from Mastomys coucha isolate ucsf_1 unplaced genomic scaffold, UCSF_Mcou_1 pScaffold11, whole genome shotgun sequence.
GAGATGAGAGAAACAGGGATTGAGAAAGAACATCACCTCACCCTCGAGGACATGAGTCAGCCATCTTCAACAGTTTCCATGGAAAAGGGTAAATACTGACCCCGTCCACGACAAGCActaagaagaagggaaaaaataaaattctgaggGAGTGGGTCAGAGCCACAGCgcagagaacagaacagagacaCGGGGAACACAAGGTGAAGAACTGGGTCTTGGGGCCTGCTGGCTAGGGAAGAAGAGGCCAGGGCCCAGCTTCTTGACGGCCTGGGTGACGAACTGTGTGGAACAGCCAAAAGAAATCTTGGAGCAGCCCGAGACAACGCCCTTCTTTTCACCCCTGACCAAGCCATTCTATCCTGCATCTTAGAAGTTGTCACCTCCACTCCTCCTCAGAGTTCTGAGATGCGAGCAGACACTGCTGCACTGGACATGACGGTGGGCACTGCCGGCCCCAGAGACACAGTCCTGCGGGTTGCTCGGAGAAACAagtgaagctgctgctgctggtgcccATCACTAGCAAAAGCTCTGTATGGATACAGCTTCCTTGAAAGCCCATCTTTAGCTCAAAATCTAgaccacagggctggagagatggctcagcagttaagggcactgactgatcttccagaggtcctgagttcaattcctagcaaccacatggtggctcacaaccacccgtaacgagatctgatgccctcttctggtgtgtctgaagaaagcaacagcatattcatatatattaaatgaatgaatgaattcattaattaatctttaaaaaaaatctagaccaCAGCTTAAATTTCcacactggggaggcaaaggcaagcagatctctgtgtgttcaaggccagcctggtctgcataacAAGTTTCAacctagccagggctacatagtgaaatattgccctaaatataaacaaacaaacaaataaaatctagaTGTGTTTGTGGTGTAAGCCCAGCCTGTTTCCTTCGCTTTGAGAGGCCTGGTGAAGGACAGCTAGCCTTCTCTGTGAGGTGCAAGATCTGCTTTATAAGAGATgattccagggctggtgagatggctcagcgggtaagagcaccaactactcttccgaaggtcatgagttcaaatcccagcaaccacatggtggctcacaaccacctgtaatgagatctgaagccctcttctggtgtgtctgaagtgtacttacatataataaataaataaatctttaaataataataataaaaaaaagatgattcCAAAATGTGACCACCATGTTCCCAATGCACAACCTTTCCAGGTTCCCCCCTCCCACCATGCTGGTTCCTCTCCACATCACCCAGCATTCTAGGTTCCAGTCAACAGAAAGCCACCCCCAGCTCCCCTGCTTCTGAAGCACCTTCCTAATTTTGCCCTGGCCCACGATTGCTCATCTTCCAGGACTTAGCAACCTGACTTCCACTTTCAGACCATTTGACCTTCTATGCCATTGTCAGTCTTGGGACAGTCTATGCCTGTTTGCACCTGCACTGCTCCTAAGTATCTATCCGGTCTCCCAAGTCCAGTGGGAAGCCATTCAAAATCTGGGAGTCAGAGAAGAATGGTGAGGGCTTCTTGTGACCCCaagttcttcctccctcccctctatcACGGGCTTGATGATTTAACCACTGGGATCCTGAGAACTGAACATCAGAGCTAGGGAAGATCCCTATGTACCTAGTTGGCACAGCGACAGCGACCAGGAAAATCAGGGAATAAAGTGGCCCCATTTGCCAAGTACTCAAAGTGAACCCTCTCATTTTAGGCCAGAAGGACGAAGTGCCCACAAGGCTTCCCCCGATCATCTCAGAAGACGGTAACTATTCTGTGCACCAGAACAGCCATGAGAGGTACCAGGAAGCTGTGCGGAAGGTGTTGTTAAAAACGTGTAAGTACCTTGGAGTGGGAAACAAGAAATGAGTCTGAGCTCGTGAAGAGGGGCTAGGATGTCACAGGTTcagtggtggggagagggggtgcTGTCCTGTTTTCTATGGCTCCCAGAACTGTGAGGACCACAGCACAACACTGAAACaagaaagaacatacatggtgttTTATCAGGCTGCTGCACCCTTGTCACGCTGCTGCACCCGCTGAGGACAAGGAGAGCCAGCACCGGCTTTGTCATTTGAACTGAGCCCAAACTCCAAACAAGTTGGGTGACCTTGGTGAAATTCCTTCAGCCATTTAACCTCTCCCAGCCACTTGCAAATTGGAGGTCTTTGGCTTCCTCCAGAAAAGCTTGTAGGACAGACTCTCAATGCATACAGTGTGCCATGGGAATCTTCAAGGAATTGTATTCTCTACAGAAAGCGGTTCCTACCCTGGCCGTGGTGagatgcacctttaatcccagcactcaggagacaggtggatctctgagttcgaagccagccttgTATACAgtatgagttctaggatagctaaggcttcacagagaaaccctgtctcaaaacaaacaaacaaatgaaacaaataagcaaagaggaagggaaaggaaggggaaggggaaaggggagaggagaaagggggaaggagaaagggagggagaaggggaggagaggaaagagggggagggggagacagggaggggaagaggggaNNNNNNNNNNNNNNNNNNNNNNNNNNNNNNNNNNNNNNNNNNNNNNNNNNNNNNNNNNNNNNNNNNNNNNNNNNNNNNNNNNNNNNNNNNNNNNNNNNNNNNNNNNNNNNNNNNNNNNNNNNNNNNNNNNNNNNNNNNNggggagggggagagggggaggagaagggcagggcagccatttctggggctggagagatgaatcaatggttaagagtccttactgctgctcttccacaagaccagagtttggttcccagcccccacatgacagctcactgCGTATAACAccaatcccaggggatctgacactcttttcCTCCACATTTCTCATAATGTGGTAAACACAGCAGACaagcatgtatacacaaataaaaaaagaaagagaaagccatttCTTCCCACCCTGCTCCACCCTCCCTCCATGTCTCCCTCCTTTAGCAAACTCCAACTTTGCTTTATCCAAAAAGGCCAGCCCCTAATAGCTCACAATGCGGTTTCCATTTATGTGACAGCCTCACAATGGCAAAGGTACAGAAACGAACAGATCAGTGCATCAGAATTTACAGGCGGCAACCCTGAATGTTTGGGAATTCTTTCTTTCAGTTCCAAGACAGCTTGGAAGGCAATTGCCTTGCATGTTCATGTCCCAATGTGACGGTATACTGTGGTCTTGTAAAATGTCACCACCAAGGGTCAGGGAATCTCCCAGTAGTATTTCTTATAACACTGTGACTCTATTTCAAATGAGGGCTGTTTCCCCCCCTAGAACTGGGAATGTTGAACCCAAGGCCTTTCAATGTATTTCACTTTACCACAGGACTATACCATCAGCCacatatataatttcttaaagatttattgtatgtgagtatattgtccctgtcttcagacacaccagaaaaagggcatcagatcccattacagatggttgtgagccaccatgtggttgctgggaattgaacttaggacctctgcaagagcagtcagtgctcttaactgctgagccatctctccagccccacctctttttatatttttattttcagatggaCTTTCACTACATTGCAGGCTTAAACTTATGGTCTgcttgcttcagccttccaagtaacAGAGATTACAGGTTGTGCCACAGGTCAGgccaaaactaaactaaaaacttTTAgagatcaaaacaaacaaataaaagaaaggagatatttatttctaacagaaaaaaattaaagcttattaattaataagaaaacagCTAGGTAAAAATGTAACATTTAGTCAAAGAATTAAGGATTTGAAAAAGTTCTCAAGATAAcagagaaaactagaaaatattagaCCATTATTTGAtctttaaaatctgaaattttaCAAGGCACAGTGGCcctccctttaatcccagtatttgggaggtagaggcaggcataccccttgagcttgaggccaacttggtctacatagtaagttccaggttagccaggaacatgtaaagagaccttgtctcaaaaacaaaaaataattaacattagATTATtacaaacaaagcaataaaaattaaaaaaacaaaaacaaaactatttctaTTGAATGCTaattatatattgcttttatttttaatattacaaaagaaattatagaaaatgaaatggcattagaaaaacaaacaaagcaatagaggaagacagtCAACATtaaacctctggcctctacacatgcacacaggagtGGCACACGTGCATActcatgtacacaccacacacgcccacacacacacacacacacacacacacacacacacaacacacaNNNNNNNNNNNNNNNNNNNNNNNNNNNNNNNNNNNNNNNNNNNNNNNNNNNNNNNNNNNNNNNNNNNNNNNNNNNNNNNNNNNNNNNNNNNNNNNNNNNNNNNNNNNNNNNNNNNNNNNNNNNNNNNNNNNNNNNNNNNNNNNNNNNNNNNNNNNNNNNNNNNNNNNNNNNNNNNNNNNNNNNNNNNNNNNNNNNNNNNNNNNNNNNNNNNNNNNNNNNNNNNNNNNNNNNNNNNNNNNNNNNNNNNNNNNNNNNNNNNNNNNNNNNNNNNNNNNNNNggtaagagcactgactgctcttccaaaggtcctgagttcggatcccagcaaccacatggtggctcatgaccatctgtaatgagatctgacgccctcttctggtgcatttgaagatagctacatgtattacactggagcgagtgggccggagcaagcagaggtcctgagttcaattcccagcagccacatgatggctcatggccatctgtgcagctacagtgtactcatacacataaaataaataaatatttttaaaaaaagatattgagggagaagatgctcctagcctatagagacttgatgtgcgGGGGCTGGGGAAACCCAGGGagtcccacccactcagaggagaagcaaggagagatgggaggaggattgtgggaggaggtgactggGAGATGGGCAGTGaccgggatgtaaagtgagtaagtaaaaaaaaaaaaattttttttaaatacaataaaaaataacaaattaacaGACTCCATTTTGCATACTTCCCAAGTGGGTTTCCACCTATTTTCCCACAAGTCTTAGAGATGGGCTTACGTAGTAACAGGAAAATCCAAGACGAAACCATCTGACCTTGAAAGGTGTGAGATGCTGGAATCCAGAAGTGAGGCAGGGTGTGGAGACCACATACTCAAGATCCCTCCACACTTGGTCACAGCAACTTCCTGGACTGTGCTTTTTATCCAAGACAGAAAAACAAGGGACTCTGGAGGAAATGAACACCTGCCTTTCTTCCAAACCACCCAGTCCCCAATCAGGTCTTCAGAGTCCCTGTGACTGACGCGCAGAACTTCAGCTTCTGGCGCTCCAACGTCCCGGGTGTGCGTCCAGAGAAAGCCATTCCTTGGATCAAGACTCCA
Coding sequences within:
- the Tex49 gene encoding testis-expressed protein 49 isoform X1, which translates into the protein MAFFNLYLLGYQHYFRSKKKNMTQETRTVSRTKCETTPQEIKQPPGKRRDIHGQKDEVPTRLPPIISEDGNYSVHQNSHERYQEAVRKVLLKTFPNQVFRVPVTDAQNFSFWRSNVPGVRPEKAIPWIKTPHHCLIKSPMSRYVDHSHLNDKTFSLY
- the Tex49 gene encoding testis-expressed protein 49 isoform X3 — translated: MEAPLQFRAYGASGRENRRDSQKDEVPTRLPPIISEDGNYSVHQNSHERYQEAVRKVLLKTFPNQVFRVPVTDAQNFSFWRSNVPGVRPEKAIPWIKTPHHCLIKSPMSRYVDHSHLNDKTFSLY
- the Tex49 gene encoding testis-expressed protein 49 isoform X2, which translates into the protein MAFFNLYLLGYQHYFRSKKKNMTQETSQKDEVPTRLPPIISEDGNYSVHQNSHERYQEAVRKVLLKTFPNQVFRVPVTDAQNFSFWRSNVPGVRPEKAIPWIKTPHHCLIKSPMSRYVDHSHLNDKTFSLY